In Apium graveolens cultivar Ventura chromosome 10, ASM990537v1, whole genome shotgun sequence, the following are encoded in one genomic region:
- the LOC141692948 gene encoding 1-aminocyclopropane-1-carboxylate oxidase homolog 10-like, whose protein sequence is MGDYVQSMIKLRATLSELLSEALGLSSDYLSRIECMKSEFLTWLYYPACPEPDLAFGAPRHSDPTFLTILLQDTIGGLQFLHQDHWVDVPPIPGALIAHIGDLMQIISNDKFKSADHRVLAHSDQIRVSAACFLYPSAKNLLKPYGPIMELMSDSNQPMYKEIVPLEYALYHQSRAMYGTPTLSHYKL, encoded by the exons ATGGGAGATTATGTGCAGTCAATGATCAAACTGAGAGCGACCCTATCGGAATTGCTATCTGAAGCTTTAGGGTTAAGCAGTGACTATTTGTCGCGCATTGAATGCATGAAAAGTGAGTTCTTGACCTGGTTATATTATCCGGCTTGCCCTGAGCCTGATCTTGCCTTTGGAGCTCCACGGCATTCAGACCCTACATTTCTAACTATACTACTACAAGACACAATTGGTGGCCtccaatttcttcatcaagatcacTGGGTTGATGTTCCTCCAATTCCCGGTGCTCTGATAGCCCACATTGGAGATCTTATGCAG ATTATTTCAAACGACAAATTCAAAAGTGCAGATCATAGAGTACTGGCACACAGTGATCAAATAAGGGTATCAGCAGCATGTTTTCTGTATCCGAGTGCTAAGAACTTACTGAAGCCATACGGCCCGATAATGGAGCTTATGTCTGACAGCAACCAACCTATGTACAAGGAAATAGTGCCCTTGGAATATGCACTCTACCATCAGTCCAGAGCAATGTATGGTACACCAACGCTTTCTCACTATAAGCTATGA